A DNA window from Streptomyces canus contains the following coding sequences:
- a CDS encoding ATP-dependent helicase — MVSPAHRALNGFSPATRGWFTGAFDAPTTAQAGAWQAIAEGSDVLVVAPTGSGKTLAAFLAALDQLASTSPPADPRKRCRVLYVSPLKALAVDVERNLRSPLTGIRQESVRLGLPEPEVKVGIRSGDTPAAERRALSTRPPDILITTPESLFLMLTSATRDALTGIETVILDEVHAVAGTKRGAHLALSLERLDELLPKPARRIGLSATVRPVDEIARYLSPQRKVEIVQPKSGKEFDLSVVVPVEDLGELGGSPVAEGNEGAERPSIWPHVEERITDLVQSHRSTIVFANSRRLAERLCNRLNEIAYERATGEPLDEHHAPAELMGGSGAAQGAPQVIARAHHGSVSKEQRALVEEDLKAGRLPAVVATSSLELGIDMGAVDLVIQVESPPSVASGLQRVGRAGHQVGAISTGVVFPKYRGDLVQAAVVTERMRTGSIESLKVPANPLDVLAQQIVAMTAMDTWQLDDLLATVRRAAPFASLPESAFTAVLDMLAGRYPSDAFAELRPRVVWDRIAGTITGRPGAQRLAVTSGGTIPDRGLFGVFLAGSDPKKGGGRVGELDEEMVYESRVGDVFTLGTSSWRIEDITRDRVLVSPAPGVPGRLPFWKGDQLGRPLELGRAVGAFLREVGSLSKEDARLRLLAAGLDTWAADNVLSYLDEQREACGHVPDDRTIVVERFRDELGDWRVVVHSPFGAQVHAPWALALGAKLSERYGMDAQVMHADDGIVLRLPDADLMSLDLLDRDPNRSGTEYDADQAPVGAADVVFDKGEVDQVVTDQVGGSALFASRFRECAARALLLPRRNPGKRTPLWQQRQRASQLLQVASEFGSFPIVLEAVRECLQDVFDVPGLVELMGDLESRRVRLVEVTTPEPSPFARSLLFGYVAQFLYEGDSPLAERRAAALSLDSRLLAELLGQAELRELLDAEVLTELERELQWLAEDRRVKDAEGVADILRVLGPLTDAELAERGAEPQWAQDLAGSRRAIKVRVAGADHWAAIEDAGRLRDALGTALPVGVPEAFTEPVKDPLGDLLARYARTHGPFTSATVAARFGLGTAVTEGALQGLAASGRVVQGEFHPAGIGQEWCDATVLRRLRRRSLAALRHELEPVPPPALAQFLPQWQHIGKGHSLRGIDGLVRAVEQLQGASVPASALEKLVLPSRVTNYTPAMLDELTAAGEIVWAGTGALPGKDGWVSLYLADAAPLLLPPPHPLELTALHQSVLDALTGGYGLFFRQIADQVRATTHPDATDPQLADALWDLAWSGRLTNDTLTPMRSLLGSGRTAGSTAHRAKRTIPRGRYGSLTAAARPASRTGPPTVAGRWSLLPPREADPTVRAHALARTLLDRHGVVTRGAVSAEGVEGGFSATYRILSAFEDSGQARRGYVVEGLGAAQFAMDGAVDRLRAVSNARDRGEPVPASGTPDLWGSGSVPEAPHGPAQGDPATEDWDWTRAFDDPDGPGPEAGPVASGSPYPTSRDEYISPRDYPPQPTLQHWQATPGYGSGFGSRRNNASDASRAVVLAAADPANAYGAALPWPDPPTEAGHKPGRKAGSIVVLVDGELTLYMERGGKTLLAWPSTPDTAPTDDPRLHTAAESLAAAAKAGSLGTVTVERINGTSALTSPLGALLETAGFIATPRGLRLRA; from the coding sequence ATGGTCAGCCCAGCACACCGAGCCCTGAACGGCTTCTCGCCCGCCACCCGCGGCTGGTTCACGGGTGCGTTCGACGCGCCCACCACCGCCCAGGCCGGAGCATGGCAGGCCATCGCAGAGGGCTCGGACGTACTCGTCGTCGCCCCCACCGGCTCCGGCAAGACCCTGGCCGCCTTCCTCGCCGCCCTGGACCAGCTGGCCTCCACATCCCCACCCGCAGACCCCAGGAAGCGCTGCCGAGTCCTGTACGTCTCCCCCCTCAAGGCGCTCGCCGTCGACGTGGAGCGCAACCTCCGCAGCCCCCTCACCGGCATCCGCCAGGAATCCGTCCGCCTCGGCCTCCCCGAGCCCGAGGTCAAGGTCGGCATCCGCTCCGGCGACACCCCCGCAGCCGAGCGCCGAGCCCTCTCCACCCGCCCCCCGGACATCCTGATCACCACCCCGGAATCCCTGTTCCTGATGCTGACGTCGGCGACCCGTGACGCACTCACCGGCATCGAGACAGTGATCCTCGACGAGGTCCACGCCGTGGCCGGCACCAAGCGCGGGGCACACCTGGCCCTCTCCCTGGAGCGCCTGGACGAACTCCTCCCGAAGCCGGCCCGCCGCATCGGCCTCTCCGCCACGGTCCGCCCGGTGGACGAGATCGCCCGCTACCTCTCCCCCCAGCGCAAGGTGGAGATCGTTCAGCCGAAGTCCGGCAAGGAGTTCGACCTCTCGGTCGTGGTCCCGGTGGAAGACCTCGGCGAACTCGGCGGATCCCCGGTCGCCGAGGGCAACGAAGGCGCGGAACGTCCCTCCATCTGGCCCCACGTGGAAGAGCGCATCACCGACCTCGTCCAGTCCCACCGCTCCACGATCGTCTTCGCGAACTCCCGCCGTCTCGCGGAACGCCTCTGCAACCGCCTCAACGAGATCGCCTACGAGCGCGCCACCGGCGAGCCCCTGGACGAACACCACGCCCCGGCCGAACTCATGGGTGGTTCAGGCGCGGCCCAGGGCGCTCCCCAGGTCATCGCCCGCGCCCATCACGGCTCGGTCTCCAAGGAACAGCGCGCCCTGGTCGAGGAGGACCTCAAAGCGGGCCGCCTCCCCGCCGTGGTGGCCACCTCCAGCCTCGAACTCGGCATCGACATGGGCGCGGTGGACCTCGTCATCCAGGTCGAGTCACCTCCGTCCGTGGCCTCCGGCCTGCAACGCGTCGGCCGCGCCGGCCACCAGGTCGGCGCGATCTCCACCGGCGTGGTCTTCCCGAAGTACCGAGGCGACCTGGTCCAGGCAGCGGTCGTCACGGAACGCATGCGCACCGGCTCCATCGAGTCCCTCAAGGTCCCCGCCAACCCTTTGGACGTCCTCGCCCAGCAAATCGTCGCGATGACCGCGATGGACACCTGGCAGCTCGACGACCTCCTCGCCACGGTTCGAAGGGCGGCCCCGTTCGCCTCCCTCCCCGAGTCCGCCTTCACCGCGGTCCTCGACATGCTCGCCGGCCGCTACCCCTCCGACGCCTTCGCCGAACTGCGCCCGCGCGTGGTCTGGGACCGCATCGCCGGCACCATCACCGGCCGTCCCGGTGCCCAGCGCCTCGCCGTCACCTCCGGCGGCACCATTCCCGACCGTGGCCTCTTCGGCGTCTTCCTGGCCGGCTCCGACCCCAAGAAGGGCGGCGGAAGGGTCGGCGAACTCGACGAGGAGATGGTCTACGAGTCGCGCGTCGGTGACGTCTTCACGCTCGGTACCAGCTCCTGGCGCATCGAGGACATCACGCGCGACCGCGTCCTGGTCTCCCCCGCCCCCGGCGTCCCCGGCAGGCTCCCGTTCTGGAAGGGCGACCAGCTGGGCCGCCCCCTCGAACTGGGCCGCGCGGTGGGCGCGTTCCTCCGCGAGGTCGGCTCCCTGTCCAAGGAGGACGCCCGCCTGCGCCTCCTCGCCGCGGGCCTGGACACGTGGGCGGCGGACAACGTCCTGTCCTACCTGGACGAGCAGCGCGAGGCCTGCGGCCACGTCCCGGACGACCGCACCATCGTCGTGGAGCGTTTCCGCGACGAACTCGGTGACTGGCGGGTCGTCGTCCACTCCCCCTTCGGCGCCCAGGTCCACGCCCCCTGGGCCCTCGCCCTCGGCGCCAAGCTCTCCGAGCGCTACGGCATGGACGCCCAGGTCATGCACGCCGACGACGGCATCGTCCTACGGCTGCCCGACGCCGACCTGATGAGCCTGGACCTCCTCGACCGGGACCCCAACAGGAGCGGCACGGAGTACGACGCCGACCAGGCTCCGGTGGGCGCCGCGGATGTCGTCTTCGACAAGGGCGAGGTCGACCAGGTCGTCACCGACCAGGTCGGCGGCTCGGCTCTGTTCGCCTCCCGCTTCCGCGAGTGCGCCGCCCGCGCGCTCCTGCTGCCGCGCCGCAACCCCGGCAAGCGCACCCCCTTGTGGCAACAACGCCAGCGGGCCTCCCAACTGCTCCAGGTGGCGAGCGAGTTCGGTTCGTTCCCCATCGTCCTGGAGGCGGTTCGCGAATGCCTCCAGGACGTCTTCGACGTCCCCGGGCTCGTCGAGCTGATGGGCGACCTGGAGTCCCGCAGGGTCCGCCTGGTCGAAGTCACCACTCCCGAGCCCTCCCCCTTCGCCCGCTCCCTCCTGTTCGGCTACGTCGCCCAGTTCCTCTACGAAGGAGACTCGCCGCTCGCCGAGCGCCGCGCGGCGGCCCTGTCGCTGGACTCCCGTCTGCTGGCCGAGCTGCTCGGCCAGGCGGAGCTGCGCGAGCTGCTCGACGCCGAGGTGCTGACCGAGCTGGAGCGGGAGCTCCAGTGGCTCGCCGAGGACCGCCGGGTGAAGGACGCCGAGGGCGTCGCGGACATCCTGCGCGTCCTCGGCCCGCTCACGGACGCCGAGCTGGCCGAGCGGGGCGCCGAGCCGCAGTGGGCACAGGACCTCGCCGGATCCCGCCGCGCGATCAAGGTTCGTGTCGCCGGCGCCGACCACTGGGCGGCGATCGAGGACGCGGGCCGCCTGCGCGACGCCCTCGGCACCGCGCTGCCGGTCGGCGTCCCGGAGGCCTTCACCGAGCCGGTCAAGGACCCTCTCGGTGACCTCCTCGCGCGCTATGCCCGCACCCACGGCCCCTTCACCTCGGCGACGGTCGCCGCCCGCTTCGGGCTGGGCACGGCGGTCACCGAGGGCGCTCTGCAGGGCCTGGCCGCGAGCGGACGGGTCGTACAGGGCGAGTTCCACCCGGCGGGCATCGGCCAGGAGTGGTGCGACGCCACGGTGCTCCGCCGCCTTCGCCGCCGCTCCCTGGCGGCCCTGCGCCACGAACTCGAACCGGTGCCGCCACCGGCCCTCGCCCAGTTCCTGCCGCAGTGGCAGCACATCGGCAAGGGCCATTCCCTGCGCGGCATCGACGGACTGGTGCGTGCCGTCGAGCAGTTGCAGGGCGCGTCCGTGCCCGCGTCCGCCCTGGAGAAGCTCGTCCTGCCGTCACGCGTCACGAACTACACCCCGGCCATGCTCGACGAACTCACCGCCGCCGGAGAGATCGTGTGGGCCGGAACGGGCGCCCTGCCCGGAAAGGACGGCTGGGTCTCCCTGTACCTGGCGGACGCGGCCCCCCTCCTGTTGCCACCGCCCCACCCCCTGGAGCTGACGGCCCTGCACCAGTCCGTCCTGGACGCCCTCACCGGCGGCTACGGCCTGTTCTTCCGCCAGATCGCCGACCAGGTGCGCGCTACCACCCACCCCGACGCCACCGACCCCCAACTGGCCGACGCCCTATGGGACCTGGCCTGGTCCGGGCGGCTCACCAACGACACCCTCACCCCCATGCGCTCCCTCCTCGGCTCCGGCCGCACCGCCGGCTCCACCGCCCACCGCGCCAAACGCACGATCCCCCGCGGCCGCTACGGCTCCCTCACGGCCGCGGCCCGCCCCGCCTCCCGCACCGGCCCGCCGACCGTCGCCGGCCGCTGGTCCCTGCTCCCGCCACGCGAGGCCGATCCGACCGTGCGCGCCCACGCCCTGGCCCGCACTCTCCTCGACCGGCATGGAGTGGTCACCCGGGGAGCCGTCTCGGCGGAAGGCGTGGAGGGCGGCTTCTCGGCGACGTACCGCATCCTCTCCGCCTTCGAGGACAGCGGCCAGGCCCGCCGCGGCTACGTCGTGGAGGGCCTCGGCGCCGCCCAGTTCGCCATGGACGGCGCGGTCGACCGTCTCCGCGCGGTGTCCAACGCCCGCGACCGCGGGGAGCCGGTGCCGGCCAGCGGCACTCCCGACCTCTGGGGTTCCGGCTCGGTACCCGAGGCACCCCACGGCCCCGCGCAAGGCGACCCCGCGACCGAGGACTGGGACTGGACCCGCGCCTTCGACGACCCCGACGGCCCCGGGCCCGAGGCAGGCCCCGTCGCTTCAGGTTCCCCGTACCCAACTTCCCGCGACGAGTACATCTCACCGCGCGACTACCCACCCCAGCCCACCCTCCAGCACTGGCAAGCCACCCCCGGATACGGTTCCGGCTTCGGCAGTCGCAGGAACAACGCATCCGACGCCTCCCGAGCCGTGGTCCTCGCCGCCGCCGACCCCGCCAACGCCTACGGCGCCGCCCTGCCCTGGCCCGACCCCCCGACCGAGGCCGGCCACAAGCCGGGCCGCAAGGCGGGCTCCATCGTGGTCCTCGTGGACGGCGAGCTCACTCTCTATATGGAGCGCGGCGGCAAGACCCTCCTGGCCTGGCCCTCCACCCCCGACACCGCCCCCACCGACGACCCCCGCCTGCACACAGCCGCGGAGTCCCTCGCCGCGGCCGCCAAGGCCGGTTCCCTCGGCACGGTCACGGTGGAACGCATCAACGGCACCTCGGCCCTGACCTCCCCCCTGGGCGCCCTCCTGGAAACAGCGGGCTTCATCGCCACCCCTCGCGGCCTACGCCTGCGCGCATGA
- a CDS encoding AraC family transcriptional regulator, producing the protein MAGFGERARHWRYAQLPGVDLLRARYVRKTFVRHTHEHFVIAAIADGVEVFHHRGADQYAGAGALALVNPDTAHTGRAGVPEGWRYGAVYPSPEVVAGIAAETTSLRGTPGFVRPVLDDPYAVALVHQVLRAADEGNALAADTLLRVAVTRLLRENGGALPQRDVRSAGARIAVRARAVLEERMAAPPTLEQLAADLGVGPFALLRAFRGVYGMPPHTWLTDARVRRARQLLDAGAGPASAAVEVGFTNQSHLNRHFTRIVGVPPGSYQRERKNVQDSPGRLLLASEAWQTNRQRSQIRTPTVEAGRTPPSSETPSGSGWPSDCPGSPSG; encoded by the coding sequence ATGGCGGGTTTCGGGGAGCGGGCGCGACACTGGCGGTATGCCCAGTTGCCCGGGGTCGATCTGCTGCGGGCCCGGTATGTGCGCAAGACGTTTGTGCGGCATACGCATGAGCACTTCGTGATCGCGGCCATCGCGGACGGGGTGGAGGTCTTTCACCATCGGGGGGCCGATCAGTACGCGGGGGCCGGTGCGCTTGCGTTGGTCAATCCCGATACGGCTCATACGGGGCGGGCCGGGGTGCCCGAGGGGTGGCGGTACGGGGCCGTGTATCCGTCACCCGAGGTGGTGGCCGGGATCGCGGCTGAGACGACTTCGCTGCGGGGTACGCCCGGCTTCGTGCGGCCGGTGCTCGACGACCCGTATGCGGTGGCCTTGGTGCATCAAGTGCTGCGGGCCGCAGATGAGGGAAACGCGCTGGCCGCCGACACGTTGTTGCGGGTCGCCGTGACGCGGTTGCTGCGGGAGAACGGCGGGGCGTTGCCGCAACGGGATGTGCGGAGCGCGGGCGCTCGGATCGCCGTACGTGCGCGTGCCGTGCTGGAGGAGCGGATGGCCGCCCCGCCGACGCTGGAGCAGTTGGCCGCCGATCTCGGGGTCGGCCCGTTCGCGTTGTTGCGTGCTTTTCGGGGTGTCTACGGGATGCCGCCACACACGTGGCTGACCGATGCCCGGGTGCGGCGGGCTCGGCAGTTGCTGGATGCGGGGGCCGGCCCTGCCTCGGCCGCCGTCGAAGTGGGGTTTACGAACCAGTCTCATCTGAACCGGCATTTCACGCGGATCGTCGGTGTGCCTCCGGGGTCCTATCAGCGGGAGCGCAAGAACGTACAAGACTCGCCCGGGCGGCTGCTCCTAGCGTCCGAGGCGTGGCAGACGAACAGACAGCGCTCGCAGATACGCACGCCGACGGTGGAGGCAGGCCGGACGCCGCCGTCGTCCGAGACGCCCTCGGGGTCGGGGTGGCCGTCGGACTGTCCGGGTTCGCCTTCGGGGTGA
- a CDS encoding AzlC family ABC transporter permease — MAVGLSGFAFGVTSAGSGLTLTQTCALSLLVFTGASQFALVGALAAGGSALAAAAGAFFLGARNAFYGLRLSQLLALPRVLRPFAAQWVIDETAAVSLAQPTRRSARIGFAVTGLSLYLLWNLTTLLGALGADAIGDTRAWGLDAAGPAVFLALLAPMVKSRTERVVAGLAVLLGLGLLPVLPAGVPVLAAALAAPLVLWVRGRRERMRGEGR; from the coding sequence GTGGCCGTCGGACTGTCCGGGTTCGCCTTCGGGGTGACCTCGGCCGGCAGCGGGCTCACGCTGACGCAGACCTGTGCGCTCAGCCTCCTGGTGTTCACCGGTGCGTCCCAGTTCGCGCTCGTAGGAGCGCTCGCGGCCGGTGGAAGCGCTCTTGCGGCGGCCGCCGGAGCCTTCTTCCTGGGGGCGCGCAACGCCTTCTACGGGCTGCGGCTGTCGCAGTTGCTGGCCCTCCCGCGCGTGCTGCGTCCCTTTGCCGCCCAGTGGGTCATCGACGAGACGGCGGCCGTCTCGCTGGCTCAGCCCACGCGGCGCAGTGCGCGCATCGGGTTCGCCGTCACGGGGCTGAGTCTGTACCTGTTGTGGAATCTGACGACCTTGCTGGGAGCCCTGGGAGCCGACGCGATCGGGGACACGCGTGCGTGGGGCCTGGACGCGGCCGGGCCCGCCGTCTTTCTGGCGCTGCTGGCGCCCATGGTGAAGAGCCGCACCGAGCGGGTTGTGGCCGGGCTCGCCGTGCTGCTGGGGCTCGGGCTGCTGCCTGTGCTGCCCGCCGGGGTGCCGGTGCTGGCGGCCGCTCTTGCCGCGCCTCTTGTCCTGTGGGTGCGGGGACGTCGTGAGCGGATGCGGGGCGAGGGACGGTGA
- a CDS encoding DUF3046 domain-containing protein, which yields MRLTVFWQRMAEHFGPGYSDTFARDHVMTELGGRTVFEALDAGWDAKDVWRVVCTVMNVPGERH from the coding sequence ATGCGGTTGACGGTCTTCTGGCAGCGGATGGCGGAACACTTCGGTCCGGGGTACTCCGACACCTTCGCGCGCGATCACGTGATGACGGAGCTCGGCGGGCGCACGGTGTTCGAGGCGCTGGACGCCGGCTGGGACGCCAAGGACGTGTGGCGCGTGGTCTGCACCGTCATGAACGTTCCGGGCGAGCGGCACTGA
- a CDS encoding AI-2E family transporter, giving the protein MAPTDESGQAAQHASPLGTTPPTRPPADGAGPNARMPRWLPRAMVLALALIAVFQLGSWAFHQLIGLLTNILIAFFLALAIEPAVSKMAARGMRRGLATFLVFFAVLIVTAGFVTLLGSMLAGQIIKIVEDFPNYLDSVIAWINGHFHTDLKRVDVQEGLLRSDWLRNYVQNSATGVLDVSAQVLGGLFQLLTIGLFSFYFAADGPRLRRAICSVLPPARQTEVLRAWEIAVDKTGGYIYSRGLMALVSGVAHFVLLQALDVPYAPVLAVWVGLVSQFIPTIGTYLAGALPMLIAFTVDPWYALWVLVFVVIYQQFENYVLQPKLTSKTVDIHPAVAFGSVIAGTALLGAVGALIAIPAVATLQAFLGAYVKRYAVTDDPRVHGHRKRGEGPSPVTRVRALWERRRPGTQASGDGDDSS; this is encoded by the coding sequence GTGGCACCCACTGACGAGTCCGGGCAGGCAGCCCAGCACGCATCTCCGCTCGGCACGACGCCGCCCACCCGGCCCCCGGCCGACGGCGCCGGGCCGAACGCCCGCATGCCGCGCTGGCTGCCGCGCGCCATGGTGCTCGCGCTCGCTCTCATCGCCGTGTTCCAGCTCGGCAGTTGGGCGTTCCACCAGCTGATAGGCCTGCTGACCAACATTCTCATCGCGTTCTTCCTGGCCCTGGCCATCGAACCCGCGGTGAGCAAGATGGCCGCGCGCGGCATGCGTAGGGGGCTCGCCACCTTCCTCGTCTTCTTCGCGGTGCTGATCGTGACCGCCGGCTTCGTCACGCTGCTCGGGTCGATGCTCGCGGGTCAGATCATCAAGATCGTCGAGGACTTCCCGAACTACCTCGACTCCGTCATCGCCTGGATCAACGGACACTTCCACACCGATCTGAAGCGTGTGGACGTCCAGGAGGGGCTGCTGCGCTCCGACTGGCTGCGGAACTACGTGCAGAACAGCGCCACCGGCGTCCTGGACGTCTCCGCCCAGGTCCTCGGCGGGCTCTTCCAACTGCTGACGATCGGGCTGTTCTCCTTCTACTTCGCCGCGGACGGCCCGCGCCTGCGCCGTGCGATCTGCTCCGTCCTGCCGCCCGCCCGCCAGACCGAGGTGCTGCGCGCGTGGGAGATCGCCGTGGACAAGACCGGCGGCTACATCTACTCGCGCGGTCTGATGGCCCTCGTCTCCGGAGTCGCGCACTTCGTCCTGCTCCAGGCCCTGGACGTGCCGTACGCGCCCGTGCTCGCCGTCTGGGTCGGCCTGGTCTCGCAGTTCATCCCCACCATCGGCACCTATCTCGCGGGCGCCCTGCCCATGCTGATCGCCTTCACGGTCGACCCCTGGTACGCGCTGTGGGTGTTGGTCTTCGTAGTGATCTACCAGCAGTTCGAGAACTACGTGCTGCAGCCCAAGCTGACCTCGAAGACCGTCGACATCCACCCCGCGGTCGCCTTCGGCTCGGTCATCGCGGGCACCGCCCTCCTCGGCGCGGTCGGCGCCCTGATCGCCATCCCGGCGGTCGCCACGCTGCAGGCGTTCCTGGGGGCGTACGTGAAGCGGTACGCCGTCACCGACGACCCTCGCGTCCACGGGCACCGGAAGCGGGGCGAGGGACCCTCGCCGGTCACACGCGTGCGTGCGCTGTGGGAGCGGCGGCGGCCGGGAACGCAGGCATCCGGCGACGGTGACGACTCGTCCTGA
- the recA gene encoding recombinase RecA produces MAGTDREKALDAALAQIERQFGKGAVMRLGERPNEPIEVIPTGSTALDVALGVGGLPRGRVVEVYGPESSGKTTLTLHAVANAQKAGGQVAFVDAEHALDPEYAKKLGVDIDNLILSQPDNGEQALEIVDMLVRSGALDLIVIDSVAALVPRAEIEGEMGDSHVGLQARLMSQALRKITSALNQSKTTAIFINQLREKIGVMFGSPETTTGGRALKFYASVRLDIRRIETLKDGTDAVGNRTRVKVVKNKVAPPFKQAEFDILYGQGISREGGLIDMGVENGFVRKAGAWYTYEGDQLGQGKENARNFLKDNPDLANEIEKKIKEKLGVGVRPQEPTAEPGADAAVSATADDAAKVPAPAAAKATKAKAPAAKS; encoded by the coding sequence ATGGCAGGAACCGACCGCGAGAAGGCGCTCGACGCCGCGCTCGCACAGATTGAACGGCAGTTCGGCAAGGGTGCCGTGATGCGCCTGGGCGAGCGGCCGAACGAGCCCATCGAGGTCATCCCCACCGGGTCGACCGCACTCGACGTCGCCCTCGGCGTCGGCGGGCTGCCGCGTGGCCGGGTGGTGGAGGTGTACGGACCGGAGTCCTCCGGTAAGACGACCCTGACGCTGCACGCGGTGGCCAACGCCCAGAAGGCCGGCGGCCAGGTCGCCTTCGTGGACGCGGAGCACGCCCTCGACCCCGAGTACGCGAAGAAGCTCGGCGTCGACATCGACAACCTGATCCTGTCCCAGCCGGACAACGGCGAGCAGGCCCTGGAGATCGTGGACATGCTGGTCCGCTCCGGTGCCCTCGACCTCATCGTCATCGACTCCGTCGCAGCCCTCGTCCCGCGCGCGGAGATCGAGGGCGAGATGGGTGACAGCCACGTCGGTCTGCAGGCCCGTCTGATGAGCCAGGCCCTGCGGAAGATCACCAGTGCGCTCAACCAGTCCAAGACCACCGCGATCTTCATCAACCAGCTCCGCGAGAAGATCGGCGTGATGTTCGGCTCCCCGGAGACCACGACCGGTGGCCGCGCGCTGAAGTTCTACGCTTCGGTGCGGCTCGACATCCGTCGCATCGAGACCCTGAAGGACGGTACGGACGCGGTCGGCAACCGCACCCGCGTCAAGGTCGTCAAGAACAAGGTCGCGCCGCCCTTCAAGCAGGCCGAGTTCGACATCCTCTACGGGCAGGGCATCAGCCGCGAGGGCGGTCTGATCGACATGGGCGTGGAGAACGGCTTCGTCCGCAAGGCAGGCGCCTGGTACACGTACGAGGGCGACCAGCTCGGCCAGGGCAAGGAGAACGCGCGCAACTTCCTGAAGGACAACCCCGACCTGGCCAACGAGATCGAGAAGAAGATCAAGGAGAAGCTGGGCGTCGGCGTCCGGCCCCAGGAGCCGACCGCCGAGCCGGGTGCGGACGCCGCGGTGTCCGCTACCGCGGACGATGCCGCGAAGGTGCCGGCTCCGGCGGCTGCGAAGGCGACGAAGGCCAAGGCTCCGGCCGCCAAGAGCTGA
- the recX gene encoding recombination regulator RecX: protein MTRRTDWAEYEDAPRGWGGKDDGGSAGPGGDGDGADGGHGRSVSSGMGWIGDEPTGGADGGFGRATSYGVEGAGGDDLSYGAGRSHRGGTYGYGGPSGDESGDGVARGSGAFGRSSRRGGQAPGGSRGRRQRRRGFGESPGEDGGGPSLSRAEKGEPPADPVEQARAICLRLLTGTPRTRKQLADALRKREIPDDAAEEVLSRFEEVGLINDSAFADAWVESRHHGRGLARRALAQELRTKGVDSTLIDAAVSQLDSEQEEATARELVDRKLRATRGLDRDKRLRRLAGMLARKGYSEGMALRVVRQALEEEGEETEFLGDEGF from the coding sequence GTGACACGGCGAACCGACTGGGCCGAGTACGAGGACGCTCCACGAGGCTGGGGCGGAAAGGACGACGGGGGTTCTGCCGGGCCGGGCGGCGACGGAGACGGTGCGGACGGGGGACACGGCCGCTCGGTGTCGTCCGGCATGGGGTGGATCGGCGATGAGCCGACGGGCGGCGCGGACGGGGGATTCGGCCGCGCGACGTCGTACGGCGTCGAGGGGGCGGGCGGCGATGACCTGTCGTACGGCGCCGGTCGGTCCCACCGCGGCGGGACGTACGGCTATGGCGGGCCGAGCGGCGACGAGTCCGGTGACGGGGTGGCGCGTGGTTCGGGGGCGTTCGGCCGGAGCTCGCGTCGAGGTGGTCAAGCCCCGGGCGGTTCCCGTGGGCGTCGGCAGCGTCGGCGCGGCTTCGGGGAGTCGCCCGGTGAGGACGGAGGCGGCCCCTCCTTGTCGAGGGCCGAGAAGGGGGAGCCTCCGGCGGACCCGGTGGAGCAGGCGCGGGCGATCTGTCTGCGCCTGCTCACCGGGACCCCGCGCACGCGGAAGCAGCTCGCCGACGCCCTGCGCAAGCGGGAGATCCCGGACGACGCCGCCGAGGAGGTGCTGTCGCGGTTCGAGGAGGTCGGACTGATCAACGACAGCGCGTTCGCGGACGCCTGGGTGGAGTCCCGGCACCACGGCCGGGGGCTCGCCCGGCGGGCGCTCGCCCAGGAACTGCGGACCAAGGGCGTCGACTCCACGCTGATCGACGCGGCCGTCTCGCAGCTCGACTCCGAGCAGGAGGAGGCGACGGCCCGCGAGCTCGTCGACCGCAAGCTGCGCGCGACTCGCGGCCTCGACCGCGACAAACGACTGCGCCGCCTCGCCGGCATGCTCGCCCGCAAGGGCTACTCCGAGGGCATGGCCCTGCGGGTGGTCCGCCAGGCGCTGGAGGAGGAGGGCGAGGAGACGGAGTTCCTCGGCGACGAGGGATTCTGA
- a CDS encoding cysteine dioxygenase, whose product MSVSPALPSVSSVAPPTQADLLDFVRRTAADTELIDSLPLDPEGRTWVRLEGPGGSEAWLIGWPPGTGTGWHDHAESVGAFTIAAGELKENSLAARLPADGWKTLELSEDVDRERRLPAGKGRSFGQHHVHEVLNESTEVHAISVHAYYPPLPQIRRYSRTGQILRLEHVERPEDWQ is encoded by the coding sequence GTGTCTGTCTCCCCCGCCCTCCCCTCGGTGTCCTCCGTCGCGCCCCCCACCCAGGCCGACCTCCTCGACTTCGTACGGCGCACCGCCGCCGACACCGAGCTGATCGACTCGCTCCCCCTCGACCCGGAGGGCCGCACCTGGGTGCGCCTGGAGGGGCCCGGCGGCAGCGAGGCCTGGCTGATCGGCTGGCCGCCCGGCACCGGCACCGGCTGGCACGACCACGCCGAGTCGGTCGGTGCCTTCACCATCGCCGCCGGAGAGCTCAAGGAGAACTCCCTCGCCGCCCGGCTGCCCGCCGACGGCTGGAAGACCCTCGAACTCTCCGAGGACGTGGACCGCGAGCGACGGCTGCCGGCCGGCAAGGGCCGCTCGTTCGGACAGCACCACGTCCACGAGGTCCTCAACGAGTCCACCGAGGTCCACGCGATCTCCGTGCACGCCTACTATCCGCCCCTCCCCCAGATCCGCCGCTACAGCCGCACGGGCCAGATCCTCCGGCTGGAGCACGTGGAGCGGCCGGAGGACTGGCAGTGA